The stretch of DNA CGTAAAATAATCCATAAAATCCATAATTATCTGTTCTGCCTGCGTAGAGCTGTAATATCCCTTGTCATTATTGACCATATTAAGATACACCTGTGAATCAAAATACGGAGTGATATAATTTATGTTTCTGTAAGTAAAGCCGAATCCGAT from Candidatus Hydrogenedentota bacterium encodes:
- a CDS encoding DUF4783 domain-containing protein; the encoded protein is TDAFSQDKWWKEKKYKSDFTRAKYELCKKTFKDIGFGFTYRNINYITPYFDSQVYLNMVNNDKGYYSSTQAEQIIMDFMDYFT